In Bacillus cereus ATCC 14579, a single window of DNA contains:
- the hfq gene encoding RNA chaperone Hfq, whose amino-acid sequence MEHLQEELYKQIKEEKGTVTIFLKSGVRIIGEVVGVDKFTLLILVDGKQQLIYKQAISTIMK is encoded by the coding sequence TTGGAACATTTACAGGAAGAATTGTATAAACAAATAAAAGAAGAAAAAGGTACAGTTACAATTTTCTTAAAGAGTGGCGTTAGAATAATAGGAGAAGTTGTTGGAGTGGATAAATTTACACTTTTAATCTTAGTGGATGGAAAACAACAGCTTATTTATAAGCAGGCTATATCAACAATAATGAAATAA
- a CDS encoding sulfite exporter TauE/SafE family protein produces MGITFIFVCIILVASILQASTGFGFSIMATPFLLMLFLPQEAIQINIILSLIISISLIWKIRMDVDFALLKRFIFGSIVGVPFGILIFISVNINTFKLAVSILLLLLTLLLICNVKVRSTQSRDFIVGGLSGLLTTSIGMPGPPLLLYFTGTDTEKEKLRATTLAFYLFIYFISLVTQILFTGTNKTIWESSFYAIPIVFLGLFIGQIIFKWLNQRIFKIFTYILLSCTGGYLLIESLNLL; encoded by the coding sequence TTGGGTATAACATTCATTTTCGTATGTATTATATTAGTGGCTTCTATTCTGCAAGCAAGTACAGGTTTTGGCTTTTCCATAATGGCAACCCCTTTCTTACTTATGTTATTTCTACCACAAGAAGCTATACAAATAAACATTATTTTATCTTTAATTATTTCCATTTCACTCATTTGGAAAATAAGAATGGACGTTGATTTTGCTCTACTGAAAAGGTTTATTTTTGGAAGTATAGTTGGTGTTCCTTTTGGCATTTTAATTTTCATTTCCGTTAACATAAACACTTTTAAATTAGCAGTTAGCATCCTACTCTTACTATTAACATTATTGCTAATATGCAACGTTAAGGTTAGATCAACACAATCTAGAGATTTCATAGTTGGTGGATTATCTGGTCTTTTAACGACAAGTATCGGTATGCCCGGTCCACCCCTGTTACTTTATTTTACAGGAACTGATACTGAAAAAGAGAAGTTAAGAGCAACTACATTAGCTTTTTATTTGTTTATATATTTCATTAGCCTAGTAACTCAAATACTCTTTACTGGCACAAACAAAACCATTTGGGAATCAAGTTTTTATGCCATTCCAATTGTATTTTTAGGTTTGTTTATAGGTCAAATTATTTTTAAATGGCTTAATCAACGGATTTTTAAAATATTTACGTACATTCTTTTAAGTTGTACAGGGGGTTATCTTCTTATTGAAAGTTTGAACTTGTTATAG
- a CDS encoding DUF4870 domain-containing protein — MKGNNILSSLCYFSIFFAPFLLPIIVYFVAEDEVKYHAKKAFWSHVFPYAILFGGLAVSGMYGLGFNQSDGAGIGMAITYAVFILVGIYYFIWNIVKGIKVLKTA, encoded by the coding sequence ATGAAAGGAAATAATATTTTATCTTCGTTATGTTACTTTAGTATCTTTTTTGCACCATTTTTACTACCAATTATCGTGTACTTTGTTGCAGAAGATGAAGTGAAGTATCACGCGAAAAAAGCATTTTGGTCACATGTTTTCCCATACGCAATCTTATTTGGAGGACTAGCAGTATCAGGTATGTACGGTTTAGGTTTCAATCAATCTGACGGTGCTGGAATTGGAATGGCTATCACATATGCAGTGTTCATTCTTGTAGGAATTTACTACTTCATTTGGAATATCGTAAAAGGTATTAAAGTTTTGAAAACGGCGTAA
- a CDS encoding chemotaxis protein CheA, which produces MQTDLLNIFFEESEEHLQSLNENVLVLEQNPADMDVVGEIFRSAHTFKGMSASMEFTEMADLTHKMENVLDEIRHGNIVVNADIIDVIFECIDNLEKMVADVQQGGMGNIDVASTKQKLEALLNGNVETPTEHIEQNHIDTDDGVSHEVHITVEQQAILKAVRAIMCIEALQNVGNIQKTAPSIEEIEADAFGFEFTVFMDTDCSIEELKQVVLHVSEIEKVEVKQGEPISKEVASKKVVTQEVVQVEEKLQPAVVTQVKSPIEATNQPSSTMPAKSTTKTKNAKVENRSIRVQLEKIERLMNMFEESVIERGRIDELAQTIQNKELIEHLNRLGDISKDIQNVLLNMRMVPIETVFNRFPRMVRMLAKDLGKKIDLQITGEDTEVDKIVIDEIGDPLVHLIRNAIDHGVETVEKRRDAGKNETGTIKLEAFHSGNHVVIQITDDGNGINKGKVLEKAIKNGVVTEADANRLTDREVFDLIFQPGFSTAEVVSDLSGRGVGLDVVKHTIHSLGGHLIIDSEEGKGSTFRIELPLTLSIIQSMLVQTNDKRYALPLGNIVEAIRIKREDIQSLQGKDVLNYRNQIIEVKHLSTVFGEKTVDEAFASYDGQMVPVLIVRNTHRSYGLIVNTIIGQREIVLKSLGDFFAESSNYFSGATILGDGRVVLILNPEGL; this is translated from the coding sequence ATGCAAACAGATCTATTAAATATATTTTTCGAAGAGTCAGAAGAACATTTACAGTCGCTAAATGAAAATGTGCTAGTGTTAGAACAAAATCCTGCTGATATGGATGTTGTAGGAGAAATATTCCGATCCGCTCATACATTCAAAGGTATGTCTGCGAGCATGGAATTTACGGAAATGGCTGATTTAACGCATAAGATGGAAAATGTGTTAGATGAAATTCGTCATGGAAATATAGTTGTAAATGCGGATATTATTGATGTGATTTTTGAGTGCATTGATAATTTGGAGAAGATGGTTGCAGATGTGCAACAAGGTGGAATGGGCAATATTGATGTAGCCTCAACTAAACAGAAATTAGAAGCATTATTGAACGGCAATGTAGAAACTCCTACGGAACATATAGAGCAAAATCATATAGACACCGATGATGGAGTTTCGCATGAAGTGCATATAACAGTTGAACAGCAAGCGATTTTAAAAGCAGTACGTGCCATTATGTGTATTGAAGCATTGCAAAATGTAGGGAATATACAAAAAACAGCTCCGAGTATTGAAGAAATTGAAGCAGATGCTTTCGGATTTGAATTTACAGTATTTATGGATACGGATTGTAGTATAGAAGAGTTGAAACAAGTAGTACTTCATGTTTCTGAAATTGAGAAAGTGGAAGTAAAGCAAGGAGAACCTATATCGAAGGAAGTAGCTTCTAAAAAAGTCGTGACACAAGAAGTTGTGCAAGTAGAAGAAAAGCTACAACCTGCTGTGGTTACGCAAGTAAAATCACCGATAGAGGCAACGAATCAACCTTCAAGTACTATGCCAGCTAAAAGTACTACAAAAACGAAAAATGCTAAAGTGGAGAATCGTTCAATTCGTGTTCAATTAGAGAAAATCGAAAGATTAATGAATATGTTTGAAGAAAGTGTAATTGAACGTGGGCGCATTGATGAATTGGCTCAAACAATTCAAAACAAGGAGCTAATTGAACATTTAAATCGATTAGGCGATATTTCAAAAGATATTCAAAATGTACTATTAAATATGCGTATGGTGCCGATTGAAACTGTGTTCAATCGTTTCCCGCGTATGGTACGTATGTTAGCGAAAGATTTAGGGAAAAAAATCGATTTACAAATTACAGGTGAAGATACTGAAGTAGATAAAATTGTTATTGATGAAATCGGTGATCCGCTCGTTCATTTAATTCGAAATGCAATCGATCACGGTGTTGAAACTGTTGAAAAACGACGTGATGCAGGTAAAAATGAGACAGGTACGATTAAATTAGAAGCCTTTCATAGTGGAAATCATGTCGTTATTCAAATTACGGATGATGGAAACGGTATTAATAAAGGGAAAGTATTAGAAAAAGCGATTAAAAATGGCGTTGTAACTGAAGCGGATGCGAATAGATTAACAGATCGTGAAGTGTTTGATCTTATTTTCCAACCAGGATTTAGTACAGCTGAAGTTGTATCAGATCTTTCTGGACGCGGTGTCGGATTAGATGTTGTAAAACATACGATTCATAGTTTAGGTGGACATTTAATTATTGATTCTGAGGAAGGAAAGGGAAGTACATTTAGAATTGAACTTCCATTAACGTTGTCTATTATTCAATCTATGCTTGTTCAAACGAATGATAAGCGTTATGCTTTACCTCTTGGAAATATCGTTGAAGCAATTCGAATTAAGAGAGAAGACATCCAATCCTTACAAGGGAAAGATGTGTTAAATTATCGTAATCAAATTATTGAAGTGAAACATTTAAGTACTGTATTTGGTGAAAAAACAGTAGATGAGGCGTTTGCGTCATATGATGGTCAAATGGTTCCTGTGTTAATTGTTCGTAATACACATCGCAGCTATGGACTTATTGTAAACACAATTATCGGTCAAAGAGAAATAGTCTTAAAGTCATTAGGTGACTTCTTTGCAGAGAGTTCTAACTATTTCTCTGGTGCGACGATTCTCGGTGATGGACGAGTGGTCCTCATTTTAAACCCAGAAGGTTTATAA
- the nfsA gene encoding oxygen-insensitive NADPH nitroreductase gives MNEIIHKMEQHVSVRKYKEESIPKDVVEKMVHAAQHAASSHFVQAYSVIYVTDQDLKIKLAELSGNRHVKDCAAFFVCCADLKRLEIACEKHSTEIKYEGVEDFIVATVDASLFAQNLALAAESLGYGICYIGGIRNNPREVSELLHLPDKVYPVFGMTVGVPDEDHGVKPRLPVAAVLHENGYDEQKYDELLNEYDETMNAYYKERSSNKKNVTWTESMSSFMSKEKRMHMKEFLSEKGLNKK, from the coding sequence ATGAATGAGATCATACATAAGATGGAGCAACATGTTTCAGTTCGTAAATATAAAGAAGAATCAATTCCGAAAGATGTAGTAGAAAAGATGGTGCACGCTGCGCAACATGCAGCTTCATCACATTTTGTACAGGCTTATTCTGTTATATATGTAACAGATCAAGACCTAAAGATTAAACTAGCAGAGCTATCCGGAAATCGTCACGTGAAAGACTGTGCAGCATTCTTTGTTTGTTGTGCAGATTTAAAACGACTTGAAATTGCATGTGAAAAACATAGTACAGAGATAAAGTATGAGGGAGTAGAAGACTTTATCGTTGCGACGGTAGATGCTTCACTTTTTGCGCAAAACTTAGCACTAGCAGCAGAATCGTTAGGATACGGTATTTGTTATATTGGTGGTATTCGTAATAATCCGAGAGAAGTGAGTGAACTGCTTCATTTACCTGATAAAGTATATCCTGTATTCGGAATGACAGTCGGCGTACCAGATGAAGATCATGGAGTGAAACCACGTTTACCGGTAGCAGCAGTTCTTCATGAAAATGGATATGATGAACAAAAATATGATGAATTACTAAACGAATATGATGAAACGATGAACGCGTATTATAAAGAAAGATCATCAAACAAGAAAAACGTAACATGGACGGAATCAATGAGTTCGTTTATGTCTAAAGAAAAAAGAATGCATATGAAAGAGTTCTTAAGTGAAAAAGGATTAAATAAGAAGTGA
- a CDS encoding flagellar motor protein MotP, whose translation MGEKNQVLARPQRRKRKFDISSPVGIIVGFIIVIAAIMLGGGGIKAFKNFLDVSSILIVIGGTTATIVVAYRFGEIKKYTKSIFTVLHRREEDLEQLTDLFVDFSKKSKKHGLLSLEVDGEQVDNPFIQKGIRLMLSGYDEDELKEVLLKDIETEVYELRKGAALLDKIGDFAPAWGMIGTLIGLIIMLQNLQDTSQIGTGMAVAMLTTLYGSVLANMIAIPLAEKVYRGIEDLYTEKKFVIEAISELYRGQIPSKLKLKLDTYVYETKVKKVKGAA comes from the coding sequence ATGGGAGAGAAAAATCAAGTATTAGCTAGACCACAAAGAAGAAAAAGGAAGTTTGATATTTCTAGCCCAGTGGGCATTATAGTAGGTTTCATTATAGTGATAGCGGCAATTATGCTTGGCGGCGGTGGAATAAAAGCTTTCAAAAACTTTTTAGATGTTTCATCTATTTTAATTGTCATAGGGGGAACAACAGCGACAATTGTTGTGGCATATCGATTTGGAGAAATAAAAAAATATACGAAAAGCATTTTTACTGTTTTACATAGAAGAGAAGAAGATTTAGAACAGTTAACGGATTTGTTTGTCGATTTTTCGAAAAAGTCTAAAAAGCACGGCTTGCTTTCTTTAGAGGTAGATGGAGAGCAAGTGGATAATCCTTTTATTCAAAAAGGAATTCGATTAATGTTAAGCGGTTACGATGAAGATGAATTAAAAGAAGTGTTATTGAAAGATATTGAAACGGAAGTGTATGAGTTAAGAAAAGGAGCAGCATTATTAGATAAAATTGGTGATTTTGCTCCAGCTTGGGGCATGATAGGGACTTTAATTGGTCTTATCATTATGCTCCAAAACTTACAAGATACATCGCAAATTGGTACAGGGATGGCAGTTGCGATGTTAACGACATTATATGGGTCTGTACTTGCGAATATGATTGCAATCCCTCTTGCGGAAAAAGTATATCGTGGTATTGAAGATTTATATACAGAGAAGAAGTTTGTAATAGAAGCTATTTCAGAATTGTATCGTGGACAAATCCCTTCTAAATTAAAGTTGAAACTGGATACATACGTATACGAAACAAAGGTAAAAAAGGTAAAAGGAGCAGCCTAA
- a CDS encoding YdcF family protein, translated as MKKKKIIKYMIGIIMVCAVYVGFLQYNIYKHGQMNATYEADYIIVLGSKVNGTKPSYSLQYRIDKAAEYLKSHDKAIAIVSGGKGKGEDISEALAMKNELMKLKIAEDRIIMEDKSTSTDENIKFSKPLIPDNMKKGMIVTNDFHMFRAKKIAAKQGLQLEGLPAKTPKPIIIPSNVREYLAITQYWFMNRI; from the coding sequence ATGAAAAAGAAAAAAATAATTAAGTATATGATAGGAATTATAATGGTTTGCGCCGTTTATGTGGGATTTTTACAATATAACATTTATAAGCATGGGCAAATGAATGCGACCTATGAAGCTGATTATATAATTGTATTGGGCTCGAAAGTAAACGGAACGAAACCATCGTACTCATTGCAATATCGTATTGATAAAGCAGCTGAGTATTTGAAATCACATGATAAAGCAATCGCTATTGTATCTGGAGGGAAAGGAAAAGGGGAAGATATTTCAGAAGCATTAGCAATGAAAAATGAATTAATGAAATTAAAAATTGCAGAAGACCGCATTATAATGGAAGATAAGTCAACGAGTACTGATGAAAATATTAAATTCTCAAAACCTTTAATTCCGGACAATATGAAAAAAGGAATGATCGTAACAAACGATTTTCACATGTTTAGAGCGAAAAAAATAGCGGCAAAACAAGGTTTACAATTAGAAGGTCTTCCGGCAAAAACACCGAAACCAATCATCATTCCATCGAATGTACGAGAATATTTAGCAATCACACAGTACTGGTTTATGAATCGAATATAG
- a CDS encoding response regulator, which translates to MAHKILVVDDAMFMRTMIKNLLKSNAEFEVIGEAENGVEAIQKYKELQPDIVTLDITMPEMDGLEALKEIIKIDSSAKVVICSAMGQQGMVLDAIKGGAKDFIVKPFQADRVIEALTKVANS; encoded by the coding sequence ATGGCACATAAAATTTTAGTAGTAGACGATGCGATGTTTATGCGAACGATGATTAAAAACTTATTAAAAAGTAATGCTGAATTTGAAGTTATTGGCGAAGCAGAGAATGGGGTAGAAGCAATTCAAAAGTATAAAGAACTTCAACCTGATATTGTAACATTAGATATTACTATGCCAGAAATGGACGGGCTTGAAGCATTAAAAGAAATTATTAAAATTGATTCAAGTGCAAAGGTTGTTATTTGTTCTGCAATGGGACAACAAGGTATGGTATTAGATGCAATTAAGGGCGGGGCAAAAGACTTTATTGTAAAGCCATTCCAAGCGGATCGTGTAATTGAAGCTTTAACAAAAGTAGCAAATAGTTAA
- a CDS encoding DUF421 domain-containing protein, translating to MLLFLCNVSFFFILFLLSLKMLGKSALAQLTPHDFGAIIFLSYLAFQAIPVSGALQAFLGMLVITCLHLILTKLSLFNKLNRFILGHPIILIKHGDIIFENLQKSRYPIAELLSNLRVAGYPSVHEIEYAILEANGAISILPKRELVPLTPKDLNIEVKYAGLPIALIVDSQIQYDNLKLIHKDEKWLYKELKEKGITNIKNVAFASVQETDGSFAISLKE from the coding sequence TTGCTTCTCTTTTTATGTAACGTATCGTTCTTTTTTATTTTATTTTTACTATCACTTAAGATGCTCGGTAAATCAGCTTTAGCACAACTAACTCCTCATGATTTTGGTGCTATTATCTTTTTATCTTATTTAGCTTTTCAGGCCATACCAGTCTCTGGTGCTTTGCAAGCTTTTCTCGGTATGCTTGTAATTACATGTTTACATTTAATCCTTACAAAATTAAGCCTATTCAACAAACTAAATCGTTTTATTCTCGGGCACCCTATTATTTTAATTAAACATGGTGACATTATTTTTGAGAATTTACAAAAAAGTAGATATCCAATTGCTGAATTACTTTCTAACCTTCGCGTTGCAGGATATCCAAGTGTTCATGAAATTGAATACGCTATTTTAGAAGCGAACGGCGCTATTAGTATTTTACCAAAAAGAGAACTTGTACCATTAACTCCAAAAGATTTAAACATAGAAGTTAAGTATGCTGGATTACCAATTGCACTTATCGTCGATTCACAAATTCAATATGATAACTTAAAGTTAATACATAAAGATGAAAAATGGTTATATAAAGAATTAAAGGAAAAAGGAATTACAAATATTAAAAACGTTGCCTTTGCTTCTGTTCAAGAAACGGATGGATCTTTTGCGATTAGTTTAAAGGAATAA
- a CDS encoding MFS transporter: protein MSVSYSTLLKTNKNFNKLFYGQTLSVLGDWFHTVALLTFVYSITESPFMIALTFISKSLPQLLLSPFIGGIVDRFSKKNIMIFTDITRGILVLTYLLAGYKIEIIFIANICLSVLSCVFEPAKQATLKNIVHQNHFVTANSLSSTINGFMSIMGASLGGVIAQSLHIEFAFLVNSLSYFISAYFIYNMSIPAHDTCNKNKAFFTDIKGGYTYILQTKIILTLILVGISWGIIGGAYQLLLTIYAEKIFHTNIGILYTVQGAGLMIGSLLVNLYISHNKEKMKKVFGWAYLLQGIFFLGFILSDQLIIGIITLFCMRIAGGIIVPLDTTLLQTYTHENMIGKVFSFHYSIYGSLIQLSMFFTGGLLEILSPQMIGSLLATCCIFVSFIWLFLFYRGDLSE from the coding sequence ATGTCAGTTTCTTATTCCACACTTCTTAAAACAAATAAAAACTTCAATAAACTATTTTATGGGCAAACATTAAGTGTACTTGGGGATTGGTTCCATACGGTAGCTTTATTAACATTTGTCTACAGCATAACGGAATCGCCGTTTATGATCGCACTTACTTTTATAAGTAAAAGTTTACCACAGCTTCTTCTTAGTCCATTCATAGGCGGAATTGTAGATCGTTTCTCTAAAAAGAATATTATGATTTTTACCGATATTACACGGGGAATTCTAGTCCTTACATACTTACTCGCAGGCTATAAAATTGAGATTATTTTCATTGCTAATATATGTTTATCTGTACTTTCTTGTGTATTTGAACCGGCTAAACAAGCAACCCTAAAAAATATCGTACACCAAAATCATTTCGTAACTGCTAACTCTCTTTCTAGTACAATTAATGGTTTTATGTCTATTATGGGGGCTTCTTTGGGCGGAGTAATTGCACAATCTTTACATATTGAGTTCGCTTTTTTAGTAAATAGCCTATCATACTTTATTTCAGCCTATTTTATTTATAACATGAGTATTCCTGCTCATGATACTTGTAACAAGAACAAAGCATTTTTCACTGATATAAAAGGTGGTTATACATACATATTACAAACAAAAATCATTTTAACATTAATTCTTGTCGGCATTTCATGGGGCATTATTGGAGGCGCTTATCAACTACTTCTAACGATCTATGCCGAAAAAATTTTCCATACGAACATTGGGATTTTATATACGGTTCAAGGGGCTGGGCTTATGATAGGAAGCCTTCTCGTTAATCTTTATATATCCCATAATAAAGAAAAAATGAAAAAAGTATTCGGTTGGGCCTACTTATTACAAGGAATTTTCTTTCTCGGATTCATTCTATCCGATCAACTTATTATCGGTATCATTACTTTATTCTGTATGCGTATAGCAGGAGGAATCATCGTTCCACTTGATACGACATTACTTCAAACTTACACACACGAAAATATGATAGGTAAAGTTTTTTCATTCCATTATTCTATTTACGGATCTCTTATTCAGTTATCGATGTTTTTTACAGGAGGGCTGTTAGAAATTCTTTCTCCTCAAATGATTGGCAGTTTATTAGCTACATGCTGTATTTTTGTAAGTTTTATATGGCTGTTCTTGTTTTATCGCGGGGATCTCAGTGAATAA
- a CDS encoding YjcZ family sporulation protein → MSYGGSCAGFGGGFALLIVLFILLIIIGCSCWGGGGYGY, encoded by the coding sequence ATGAGTTATGGTGGAAGTTGCGCTGGTTTCGGCGGTGGATTTGCTTTGCTTATCGTACTATTCATCCTTCTAATCATCATCGGATGTAGCTGTTGGGGTGGCGGCGGATACGGATATTAA
- a CDS encoding aspartyl-phosphate phosphatase Spo0E family protein, translating into MYYNFTSNIMGKGSFSIEMEMGQLKNKIENKKKELIQLVARHGLDHDKVLLFSRDLDILINKFMNIKDKMHK; encoded by the coding sequence ATGTACTATAATTTTACAAGTAATATTATGGGAAAAGGGAGTTTTAGTATAGAGATGGAGATGGGACAATTAAAAAATAAAATAGAAAACAAAAAGAAAGAGTTAATTCAACTTGTTGCGAGACACGGATTGGATCATGATAAAGTTTTGTTATTTAGTCGTGATTTAGATATACTTATTAATAAGTTTATGAACATAAAAGACAAAATGCATAAATAA
- a CDS encoding HD domain-containing protein has protein sequence MEHNILQVIALAEKLKYEMRHSWLSNGRQESVAEHTWRMSLMAILVEPYLDQKVSIEKLLKMVIIHDLVEAEAGDIPAFDTMNSHDLQLQKQKNELEAILNIKQTLTGSLGEELYDLWMEFEAKETYEAKVANALDKLEVKIQHNEADIDTWLPIEHKMTFQVAKHTNFDSFLSKLQKIIEQDGEKKLIAAGIDVEACKQ, from the coding sequence ATGGAACACAACATTTTACAAGTCATTGCATTAGCAGAAAAACTAAAATATGAAATGCGACATAGCTGGCTTTCCAACGGACGTCAAGAAAGTGTTGCCGAACATACATGGCGCATGTCTCTAATGGCCATTTTAGTTGAACCTTATTTGGATCAAAAAGTAAGTATTGAGAAATTACTTAAAATGGTTATTATTCACGATCTAGTCGAAGCCGAAGCTGGTGATATCCCTGCATTTGATACAATGAATAGTCATGACTTACAGCTACAAAAACAAAAAAATGAACTAGAAGCTATTTTAAATATTAAACAAACATTAACAGGTTCTCTCGGTGAGGAATTATATGACTTATGGATGGAGTTTGAAGCGAAAGAAACGTACGAAGCAAAAGTTGCTAATGCACTCGATAAACTTGAGGTGAAAATCCAGCATAACGAAGCTGATATTGATACGTGGCTACCAATTGAACATAAAATGACATTCCAAGTAGCAAAGCATACAAACTTTGATTCTTTCCTATCTAAATTACAAAAAATCATTGAACAAGATGGAGAAAAGAAGTTAATTGCTGCCGGCATTGATGTTGAGGCATGCAAGCAATAA
- a CDS encoding OmpA family protein — protein MSKGPQKGSPRWMTTFTDLTMLLLTFFVLLVATSKQDAVKLSKMLEKFSDTEQVDAKVMENTIPDISHEKNDEKMISKKRMDELYKKLKAYVDNNGISQVNVYREDTGVSVVIVDNLIFDTGDANVKPEAKGIISQLVGFFQSVPNPIVVEGHTDSRPIHNEKFPSNWELSSARAANMIHHLIEVYNVDDKRLAAVGYADTKPIVPNDSPQNWEKNRRVVIYIKE, from the coding sequence ATGAGTAAAGGACCGCAAAAGGGATCGCCTCGTTGGATGACGACTTTTACAGATTTAACGATGTTATTATTAACTTTCTTTGTATTACTAGTTGCTACATCAAAGCAAGATGCAGTAAAATTGTCAAAGATGCTTGAAAAGTTTAGTGATACGGAGCAAGTAGATGCAAAAGTAATGGAAAATACAATACCGGATATTTCACATGAAAAAAATGATGAAAAAATGATTTCAAAAAAGAGAATGGATGAATTATATAAGAAGTTAAAAGCGTATGTAGATAATAACGGTATTAGTCAAGTGAATGTATATCGAGAGGATACAGGGGTAAGCGTCGTTATAGTAGATAATTTAATATTTGATACAGGCGATGCGAACGTTAAGCCCGAAGCGAAAGGGATAATAAGTCAATTAGTTGGATTTTTTCAATCCGTACCTAACCCAATTGTTGTAGAGGGACATACAGATAGTAGACCTATTCATAACGAGAAATTCCCTTCTAATTGGGAGTTATCTTCAGCACGAGCGGCAAATATGATTCACCATTTAATTGAAGTGTATAATGTGGACGATAAAAGGCTAGCTGCGGTAGGATATGCAGACACAAAGCCAATTGTACCAAATGATTCACCGCAAAACTGGGAAAAGAACCGTCGCGTTGTTATTTATATAAAAGAGTAG